In one Solanum dulcamara chromosome 1, daSolDulc1.2, whole genome shotgun sequence genomic region, the following are encoded:
- the LOC129880441 gene encoding protein ECERIFERUM 2 encodes MDVKKLISDVKLSSVVPATITGDNKIHHEFTNMDLIMKLHYIKGLYFFKNDAVEGLHIYDLKLPTFKLLELYYQTSGRIRRSGDGGGGGRPFIKCNDGGVRIVEAKCKNKTIDEWLLAMNDHDDEEEELVYDQLLGPELGFSPLVFIQFTWFKCGGMSIGLSWAHVLGDSFSASNFINMWAQIMAGQLSPQFLHKSTKTNKLINNPILSTVGKLPFSLKRVDPVGDHWKITNSCKMHSHSFHITQEQLNQLISKVCVTKLKPFDVICATMWKMLAKVRGEYSSEPAIITIIHRNDDPRDNETTKVSSNNQVIISIVDVNDVRVSEADTSELAELIAEKIVDETRVIEELVEKENGVSDFVVYGANLTFVNLEEAKIYDLELRGKKPIFASYNISGVGDEGVILVLQRPEGGRTVNLVLPQKQIEGLKNKMREEWGVF; translated from the exons ATGGACGTCAAGAAATTAATCTCCGACGTGAAATTATCGTCCGTCGTGCCGGCGACGATCACCGGCGACAACAAAATCCACCATGAATTTACCAACATGGACTTAATCATGAAGCTTCATTACATTAAGGgtctttattttttcaaaaatgatgCTGTTGAAGGTTTGCATATTTATGACCTAAAACTGCCCACGTTTAAGCTTCTTGAGCTTTATTACCAAACTTCCGGCAGAATTAGGCGGTCCGGCGATGGCGGTGGTGGTGGCCGGCCGTTCATTAAGTGTAATGACGGTGGTGTTAGGATTGTAGAAGCAAAATGTAAGAATAAAACAATTGATGAGTGGCTGCTGGCTATGAATGATCATGATGATGAGGAGGAGGAGCTTGTTTATGAtcaacttcttggtcctgagtTGGGCTTTTCACCTCTTGTTTTCATACAG TTCACTTGGTTCAAATGTGGAGGGATGTCAATAGGGCTAAGTTGGGCTCATGTCCTTGGAGATTCATTTTCAGCTTCAAATTTCATCAACATGTGGGCACAAATCATGGCTGGTCAACTCTCACCTCAGTTTCTTCACAAGTCAACAAAAACCAACAAATTGATCAATAATCCAATATTATCTACTGTTGGAAAGTTGCCATTTTCTTTAAAGAGAGTTGATCCAGTTGGTGATCATTGGAAAATCACCAATAGTTGCAAAATGCACTCACATTCTTTTCACATCACACAAGAGCAACTAAACCAACTAATTTCCAAGGTTTGTGTAACTAAATTGAAGCCTTTTGATGTTATTTGTGCTACAATGTGGAAAATGTTGGCTAAGGTAAGGGGAGAATATTCATCAGAGCCCGCAATCATCACAATTATACATAGAAACGACGACCCTCGTGACAATGAAACAACTAAAGTGTCGAGCAACAATCAAGTGATTATTAGCATAGTTGACGTAAATGACGTTAGAGTTTCGGAGGCTGATACTTCAGAATTGGCAGAGTTGATAGCTGAAAAGATTGTGGACGAGACTAGAGTTATTGAAGAACTAGTGGAGAAAGAAAATGGCGTTTCGGACTTTGTTGTGTATGGGGCAAATCTCACATTTGTGAATCTTGAAGAGGCAAAGATTTATGATTTGGAACTTAGGGGTAAAAAACCAATTTTTGCAAGTTATAACATAAGTGGAGTTGGTGATGAAGGTGTTATTTTGGTATTGCAAAGGCCTGAAGGTGGAAGGACAGTGAATTTGGTTTTGCCTCAAAAACAAATTGAAGGTTTGAAAAATAAGATGAGAGAGGAATGGGGTGttttttga
- the LOC129894886 gene encoding uncharacterized protein LOC129894886 → MTDFPNVSAYCQHLKSLADQLKNVGSPVANNRLVLQLGADHIKKAAQSSFAALVVCSSEGPLDVSDNSSSNCNSNGGKKNHNRNNNRGKYRGNNDGRRGGK, encoded by the exons ATGACAGATTTTCCGAATGTCTCTGCCTATTGTCAACATCTCAAATCTCTGGCGGATCAACTCAAGAATGTCGGCTCCCCGGTCGCTAACAATCGACTAGTTCTTCAACTG GGGGCTGACCATATTAAGAAAGCGGCCCAAAGCTCCTTCGCTGCATTAGTTGTTTGCTCGTCCGAGGGTCCTCTTGATGTTTCTGATAATTCCTCTTCCAACTGCAATTCTAATGGTGGAAAGAAGAACCACAACCGAAACAATAATAGGGGAAAATATCGCGGCAACAATGATGGTCGTAGAGGCGGCAAATGA